In one Alosa alosa isolate M-15738 ecotype Scorff River chromosome 14, AALO_Geno_1.1, whole genome shotgun sequence genomic region, the following are encoded:
- the LOC125306931 gene encoding uncharacterized protein LOC125306931: MFWLLLLIIGALPTSDGLKVFEFCCGKKLYIPAPVMSRVPLLACIYFTPISPGAKALMVMNRTLSLDPHYQYKDETVFISELADRDQGTFSWSCQDSTQLTDFLKLVMKDCSEHVNVYYGDKLEIFPPRRAAMLEFSPSRRPSGQRVVWRRGRTGQVNNWWSVNTTTPDHEGNYTACTHSGVELRKTRVSVIARTLQAIVEEEESFVFPLPIPASTALISFRDPSGMEHVLYQNGRERLDTFDLFKGRFSLQNQPLGSRVQIHDLRPGDAGTYEVRDLNGFLVISAVLESTAITGI; encoded by the exons ATGTTCTGGTTGCTTCTGCTGATCATCGGAGCTCTTCCCACTTCGG ATGGGTTGAAGGTGTTTGAATTCTGCTGTGGGAAGAAGTTGTACATTCCAGCCCCCGTCATGTCCCGTGTGCCTCTCCTCGCCTGCATATATTTCACTCCTATCAGCCCTGGGGCTAAAGCGCTGATGGTGATGAATAGGACTCTG TCTCTGGACCCACACTATCAGTACAAGGATGAAACAGTCTTCATTTCAGAATTGGCAGACAGAGACCAAGGGACTTTTTCATGGTCATGTCAAGATTCCACACAATTAACTGACTTTCTTAAACTTGTGATGAAAG ACTGCTCTGAGCATGTGAATGTGTACTACGGAGACAAGCTTGAGATCTTCCCGCCGAGACGAGCCGCTATGCTGgagttctctccctctcggaGGCCTTCTGGCCAACGAGTGGTGTGGAGAAGAGGCCGAACCGGGCAGGTCAACAACTGGTGGTCTGTAAACACCACCACCCCGGACCATGAGGGCAACTATACAGCATGCACTCACAGTGGGGTGGAGCTGCGGAAGACTCGGGTCTCTGTGATTG CAAGGACTCTCCAGGCCATTGTAGAAGAAGAGGAGTCTTTTGTGTTTCCCTTGCCCATCCCTGCGTCCACAGCTCTCATCAGCTTCAGAGACCCGTCAGGCATGGAGCACGTGCTTTACCAGAATGGCAGAGAGCGCCTGGACACATTCGACTTGTTTAAGGGTCGGTTCTCACTGCAGAACCAGCCCTTGGGTTCTAGAGTCCAGATCCATGACCTCAGACCAGGCGATGCAGGAACCTACGAGGTCCGAGACTTAAATGGCTTTCTGGTTATTAGTGCGGTGTTGGAGAGTACAGCGATTACAG GCATCTGA